Genomic segment of Salvelinus alpinus chromosome 23, SLU_Salpinus.1, whole genome shotgun sequence:
CCTCCATCATCCTGAGTAAAGATAGCATCACAATGATTGTCTAggaattggcaccctattcctccaTATAGTGCatttcttttgaccagagtcctatgggccctggcctaaagtagcgcactataaagggaatagggtgccatttgggacgcaccctgaGGGTTGTATTTAGAAACACTGAAGAGCAGCAGAGTTTACATACCTTACCGTGGACCTTCACGTCCCGCTCTAGTTCAGCTACCAGGCTATCGCGTCTCTCtggtggatgatagatgactgtttATGTATCTTATATAGGCCTATGCTCGTTTTTACAGAATCTGCTGTACCATCACCGTATGTTGTGTCAATGTTTTTGGTGAGCTGAATTTCATTTCGCCATAACATCTGTTGATGTCGAAACCAACCAAGTTTGACTGAGTTCATCGTATAGGCTTTAACGTTTCCAGAAGAGATCGAATTCTCTTGAGAAACGGTGTTGTTTCTAGTCAACCCCTCCACAATTGCACGTATCCTAAGGTGTTACTTACATGGCACGTCAGCTGGGACACGTATGGAGAGCTGAGAGACAGGACCAGTAGCAGGATGTGGACAGATAAGCCCCCAGCTGCTCAATGAGAGTAGTGCAGGGTGCTGAATCCATGCCTAATCTCTGGCGCAATTCCGTGTGCTTTTAGTTCTTGTATTCCGAGATGAGTCCACGACGAATAAATGGCAACTCATCTCTTTGGAGAGAGATAGAATCACTTGTTTCTGTTGCGTTTCTGAGCCCAAATGATTAAATGAACGCTCCGTTGTTCTAGCAGCAGGTGCTTCACTGTGTTAACAAGTTAAGTGGAGCAAACGCCCATTGGTTTTCAATTAGCAGACActtgtccagagcgacttacaggagaaattagggttaaatgccttgctcaagggcacattaacCAAGTGTatacctagtcggctcagggacttgaaccagcaacctttcagtaacTGGTCCAATGCTCATAAACCGCTACGCTATCTGTGAATCTGATCTGCTCTGTTAGCTCTATTtacatgtttgtttactattaaCCTCAAATTTGTTGCCGAAACTGGTGATCGAACCAGGAACCTTTCGCGAATGTTCTAAACCCCAGTCAAATGTTGTGTTTGAGCCTTTTTAGGGTTCTTTACAGGAAAAACCCCTGAGTGGGGCATGTGGTGCTGCCATTGACATACAGCTAACCCGGTCACACTGTACACCTCATATGTAAACATCTGCGACGCTCGCACCCCTTATCACCATCTCCTCATCTCTGTGGTTTCCCCCGGTGCCCCTTCTACAGAACCAGCCCTACCTCCTCCTAAATAAAGAATGCCTTTGACAGGTATCTGACTGAAGGTAGCCTTTGTCGCTGGACAGGAGCTGTTGTGTGGCTGTATGTACAGACAAGCCGACACTAGCCGCACTACCCGGGCTGCAAACACTAGCCTTTTTACCTCAGTAACAATAAACATATCCTTCCCATTGAGGACGTGATTGATGTGACACGTCGGGTTGTTTAAGGGTTGAAAGGGTGTTTTTGTACAGTATTGGTTAATATGGATACGTTATCGCAGGCCACATCATGTTGTGCAGTTAGTTTATGTTATTCTTTTCAGAGTGCGTTCTTGAGATTGGGACAATTGACAGAGCGAGGCCTTGTTCTGCTTTCCCTCCAGGTGgaccaagatggaggaggagagacagaccgGGGGTTACCGCAATGCCGTCAGCAGGCGCCCCTTACCACCTGAGTAACTGGACGGTGAGTGACTCGTTCTGCTTATTGGTGACTTATTATCTTtaccatcattatcatcatcttcGTAATCACCACTATTATCATCAACTATCAAAATCATCTCATCatctcatcatcatcctccttaTTATAGTTGTCATactgttggctgtgttgtttctCTGCTCTGTGGACCATCTCCCATTAACTACTGTCCGCTTTCGTAGGTGATGCTGTGGGTGGTGGTCTCTTTGCTGCCCCTGGTGGAGGGGGCCCGTATTGGCACTGGTTTGGGGGCAGACTCTGTCCAGGCTGTGGGACTGGTGGGAGGGATGTGGGAGAGGCAGCTCCCAGACACTCTACCTGAGGTGGATGAGCAACAAGAGGAGGAGAGTGACCCGTACTCCCCCTGGCATGGCCTCTCCGGTAAGAGTGGAACCAGGAAGTGCTTTTTAGATCTCTGTTTTCTACATCACTTGTTAATCCAGCATGATGTTCTCCATGAATAGGGAAGAGTAAAAGAAGGGTGTGCAATAAGATTATAGAGTACAAGCCACtgatcttctctctctcgctctctggctctctctctttcagacccCTCTGTGATGGACGAAGCAGACGACCACCCCAGTGGCCGGTGGGTGGGACGTTCCCCCCGCAACTCTGACCCCTCAGACGCCGAACCAAAAGGCTTGgccaagaaaaagaagaagaggaggaagaaagagaaagagagggacagaaagggcaaaggaaagggaaagggcaGGCAGCCCCAGCAGAGCAGCCCAGACTGCAGGGTGGAGAAACGAGAGATGCGGGTGCGGGACTTGGGCCTGGGCTTCGACTCGGACGAGATCGTCCTCTTCAAGTTTTGCGTGGGCTCCTGCCAGTCATCCAGGACCAACTACGACCTGGCTCTATGGTCCCTGATGGAGAATGGGTCCCTGCCGCGGAGGACCTCCCGGCGGGTCAGTGCCCATCCCTGCTGCCGGCCTGACCGCTACGAGCCAGTGTCCTTCATGGATGCCCACACCACGTGGCAGACCATCCAGTCACTGTCGGCGGCCAGCTGCATGTGTATGGGCTGAGGGAGCCAGCCAAGAGGAGGATGAATAGGGCAGGGTGGCAACTGGCTGTCACTCAGCCCTGCCTGATAATATACAGATGGTGGCTCGCCGTTGAGTCTGGGTCTAGGGCGAGCCTCTGGGTTCTGGGAGGGCAGAAGTAGTCGCTCCGAAAACATATGCAACAGGGCTGGTCCCCAGTACAAAGCAGGATGGAGATTCTGTAGAGGGTCTATGATGGTGGAGTGAGGCCACGCCTCTTCCTGTTGTACATTTTCTGCTGAGGATCAAGTGGATCCGGTTGCAATGAGAGACTGCCATGACCGAATGGCAAGACAGTCTCTGGGAACAGTTTTTAACAAGATGGTGACCACACAATGGTAGGATCTTAATAGTCACAGCAGTTGGGATATGTATAAGACTGACCTGGAGTACTGATTTAAAATATTGACTCAAAGGTCAAAACGAGGACCATATCTCATTGCATTTGACCACAGGCTCAAAACAGGGATTTTCCGTAACTACATTTTTTCAATGTTCTCTTGAGTTGTACGAAATGGATGCCATGCATCTCTTTGCATTACCGCATTATAGTCAACATATTTATTACAGAtaagttatttatttattgtcattTCATATGAGGTCCTTTTTATGGACTGTAGATTTATATTTATTGTCATGATCACATTTGTGTTGCTGGATCCTTTGACTTTGAATTGTGTTTGATTTTTGGGGATTTTGAAACATTGATAAGATCAGAACAAGTGGGAAAGGAACTCAACATTGCAGTATGTCTCATTTCACACAAAGGAAGGAAATAGTCTTGTGGCTGAAAACCTAACCAGGTTACAAGCTTAGTTTCGTTTTTTCATTGTTGTTTCAGTATTTCAGAACAATTACagtcaatattattattattat
This window contains:
- the LOC139550861 gene encoding artemin-like, whose product is MLHSRPGARCGKGSDLSGVRSDWTNTHGIVGGPRWRRRDRPGVTAMPSAGAPYHLSNWTVMLWVVVSLLPLVEGARIGTGLGADSVQAVGLVGGMWERQLPDTLPEVDEQQEEESDPYSPWHGLSDPSVMDEADDHPSGRWVGRSPRNSDPSDAEPKGLAKKKKKRRKKEKERDRKGKGKGKGRQPQQSSPDCRVEKREMRVRDLGLGFDSDEIVLFKFCVGSCQSSRTNYDLALWSLMENGSLPRRTSRRVSAHPCCRPDRYEPVSFMDAHTTWQTIQSLSAASCMCMG